The Streptococcus downei MFe28 DNA window ACGACAGCAGTTTTACCCTTGAAGGTTTCGCCACGGTCCTTGAGCATTTGTTCAGCAAAGTAGACTGCACCATAACCAGTAGCTTCGGTACGAGCCAAAGAACCACCCCAAGTCAAGCCCTTACCAGTCAAGACACCAGTGTATTCGTTGCGCAGGCGTTTGTATTGACCATAGAGGTAGCCGATTTCACGACCGCCGACACCAATATCCCCTGCAGGAACATCGGTATCTGCCCCAATATGCTTAGACAATTCTGTCATGAAGCTTTGGCAGAAACGCATGATTTCGTTATCTGACTTACCTTTAGGATCGAAGTTAGAGCCCCCTTTACCACCACCGATGGGTTGGCCAGTCAAAGAGTTTTTAAAGATTTGTTCAAATCCAAGGAATTTAATAATGGATTGGTTTACAGATGGGTGGAAACGAAGACCACCCTTGTAAGGGCCAATGGCAGATGAGAATTGAACACGGAAGCCACGGTTGACTTGCACTTGTCCCTTATCATCAACCCATGGAACACGGAAGGAAACGATATGTTCTGGTTCAACCAGACGTTCCAAAAGGTTTTCTTCCACATACTTAGGATACTTATCAAAGACAGGTACCAAGGATTGGAAAACTTCTTCTACCGCTTGCAAGAACTCAGGTTCATGACGGTTTTGTTCTTTTACTTTTTCAAAAACGCTATCAACATATGCTTTTCCACTTGTCATTCATCTTACCTCCGATATGACATAATTAGTAATTTTTAATTACAGTCTCTATTATAAATTTTCTGAATATTTTGTCAAATATTTTTTGCATTTTTTAGTAAAAAGATTGAAAAAGCGACAAATTTTCGATGATTGTTTGGTTTTTACCCCTGATTTTGGGGAAAGATTTTTGCTTTTGGTCTCCTTCTACAGTATAATGACAGTAGAAATGTGAGGTATTATTATGAAATGGTTTCCCTTGGCGGGAGGAATATTATCCATCCTCTACGCCTTCTTCCTCTTTGCTCATCCTTTGACCAGCGTGGCAACGATTGCTTGGATTATTGCTCTGGTCATTTTCGTTAGTGGGATTTCAAATTTTCTTGAGTATATCAATCACCGAGACAACCGCAGTTTCTGGCAACTGATTCAGAGTATTTTTTCCATAGTCATAGGCTTCATCTTGCTGATTAGCTCAGTTTTTTCGTTAGCAATCGCCTTTATGACCATCATCGCCTACTGGGTTCTCTTCTCAGGAATCCTGCGACTTTTGACAGGTCTTCAATTGCGCAAGCTAAGGTTTCCAAGCAGTTCCTTGCACATCTCCTCAGCAATCCTGACCATCATCTTTGGACTAGTCCTACTTGGAACACCACTATTTTCTGCCAGCGTCATCGGCTTCTTGGTCGCCCTCGTTTTCCTTTTTGTCGGATCGATTCTGCTATCCATCTTCTTTAGTTTGAATGTAGACTAATACTCTTCAAAAATCAAAACTATCCCACGGATAAAGTCACTCTATAATTTCTCATTAGAGTGACTACGAAAACTACGAAAACTACGACTGTAGTTTTCTATATCCCTGACTAACTCTGTAGAAACTGTGGCAACGACAGTTTCTACCTCGTGTCGTATCGTTAACTCACCTTGTCGTACTTACTGTGGAAAGCGAAGTTTTCCCTATTTCCAACCTCAAAAGGTCTCCCAGACCTTTTGAGCTGTCTTCAGTTCGTGCGATGCGGAGCAAAGTTGGTCGATTTCACCAACTTTGTGAGGTTAGTAAGGAAGCTAGGCAATCGCTATGGAGATTGCCGTTTGGGAGTAAGACAGAAGGGCTTTGACAGATGCCAAAATCTTCGTCGTCTTACCCCAGCAAAGGTGACTAGCTGTCTGCTGTGCCACAAAGTGGCGCAAAGATAGCAGACACCTACTGCGACATCAGTTACTTTAGTGACTTGATGTCATTGCTCCCTTCCTCGGATCTTTCGATTTTTATTGAGTATATGGCAATCAGCAGGTATCAAAAAACAGCGCTTCGTATTGGAACGCTGTTTTTTGATAGTATTAGCCAGCTTGGTCGCTGAATTGACTCATATAGAGGTCGTGGTAGAAACCTTTGTCGGCTAGGAGGCTGTCGTGAGTGCCTTGCTCAATAATCTGGCCATCCTTGAGGACCAGAATCTTATCGGCCTCTTGTATAGTGGAGAGGCGGTGGGCGATGACAAAGCTGGTCCGGCCTTCCATAAGACGACTCATGGCCTTTTGAATGAGAATTTCCAAACGTGTATCAACCGATGAGGTAGCCTCATCCAAAATCAGAATCTTAGGATCTGCTAAGAGGGCTCTGGCAATGGTGAGGAGTTGCTTTTGCCCCAAAGAGACATTACTAGATTCTTGGTTCATCTCCATATTATAGCCACCAGGTAGGGTGCGGATAAAGTGGTCGACATTGGCTGCCTTGGCTGCAGCAATAATTTCCTCATCTGTCGCATCCAATTTGGCAAAACGGAGGTTATCCTTGATGGTCCCTTCATAAAGCCAGGCATCCTGGAGAACCATGCCAAATTGCTGACGATATTCCTGTCTAGAAAGGTGACGAATATCATGACCATCTACCGTGATGGCTCCCTTGGTCACATCATAGAAACGCATGAGTAGATTGATGAGGGTGGTCTTACCGGCACCCGTTGGACCAACAATGGCAATCATTTGACCAGGCTGGACATCCAGATTGAAGTCCTTAATCAGAGGCTTGCCTTCCACATATTGGAAATCCACATGATTGAAGGAAACTTGTCCGGTCAGGTCATGAAAAAGGTGCTCAGTGACTTCTGCCACTTCATTCTCCTCATCTAGCACAGCAAAAATCCGTTCTAAGGAGGAGCGGGCTGACTGGAGCATGGAAGCCAATTGGGTCAGGGTCTGGATGGGTTGACCTATCTGCCAGAGGTATTGGACAAAGGCCTGCAGATTACCGATGGTCAATTTACCAGCGATAACCTTGAGGCCACCCCAGATGGCAATAATCAAGTAAGAGGAATCCGAAATGGCATTGAGAACCGGCATCATAATACCTGAGATAAAGCTGGCCTTAAAACCGACTTCTTGGAGCTCATCCAGAATACCATTGAATTCCTTGGCGGAAGCTTCTTCTCGACCGTAAAGCTTGATGACATTGAAGCCGGTCAGATTTTCCTGAACAAAACCATTCATATTCCCCAGAACATCAGCCTGGCGTTTGAAATAAGGCTGGGACTTTTTTAGCAAATAAGAGGCGGAAAAATAGGTAATAGGGATGGTCGCAATGACAAAGAGTCCCAACTGAAGGTTAAGATAGAGAACCATGGCTATGACCATGACTAGGGTCAAGACTGCGTTGATAACCTGCAGGAAGGATTGTTGCAGGGCGTTGGAGACAGTCTCAACGTCGCTGGTAAAACGCCCCAGCATGTCGCCAAATTTATGCTTATCAAAGTAAGAGACAGGAATCTTGTTGATTTTATGACTGAGGTCGTGCCGCAAATCATGGATGGAACGTTGAACTGTCCGAGTCATAAAGTAGTTGGAACCGTAACTACCGATTTCTGAGAGCAAACCCCGAATGACATAAATGGCAATCAGAAAGAGAATCTTCTCACCATTGATAGGCCGACCTGCTAAAAGACTGGAAGTCAGCTCGGTCACCATGAGCCCCAAGATAAAGGGCTCGAGAACGCCGGCAACCGCAGCAACAATCTTGAGAAAAACTGCTAGATAGAGGGTGGCTTGATAATGTTTGAGATAGTCCCACAGACGGACAAAGACATTTTTTGACATAAGTTCCTCCCTTCTATTCTTCTTCTAAGAGTTTGCCAGACTTAAGCTGGGAGTCAGCAATTTGGCGATAAATGTCGTTGGTCTGCATGAGTTCCTCGTGGGTGCCTCGACCGACGATTTGGCCTTCGTCAAGGACAATAATTTGGTCAGCATCCATGATGGTTCCCACCCGCTGGGCAACAATCAAAACTGTGGCATCCTGAGTGACTTCCTTGAGGCGTTTTCGCAGTTGAGCATCCGTCCTGTAGTCCAGAGCTGAGAAGGAATCGTCAAAAATATAAATATCAGGCTTTTTGACAACGGCACGGGCGATGGCCAGACGTTGTTTTTGACCACCAGAAAGGTTGCTACCACCTTCGGCTAGGTGGGTGGCATATCCTTCTTCACGGCTGTCGATAAATTCCTTGGCCTGGGCTACCGTTGCTGCCTGGTCCAATTCCTCAAGGTCAGCATCACTCTTACCATACTTGAGATTTTCCTCAATGGAGCCGGTAAAAAGCAGAGCCTTTTGGGGGACAAAGCCGACCTTCTGTCTCAGGGCCTTGAGATTGTAGTCTCGCACATCAACCCCATCGACTAAAATCTTACCCAGAGTGACGTCGTAGAAACGAGGAATCAGGCTGACCAAGGAGGATTTCCCCGAACCCGTCGAACCGATAAAAGCCGTTGTTTGACCAGGTCCCGCCTTAAAAGAAATATCATGAAGGACGGGACTTTCAGTTTCACCTGGGTAGGCGAAGGTGACATGGTCAAATTCCAGATAGCCTCTGCTGGCGGTTTCGGTCACCCCGTCAGGATTTTGCGAAATTGAGAGGGGCATGTCCATGACCGCATTAATTCGCCGACTGGAAACGACCATGCGGGGGTACATATTAAAGAGGTTGGCGAAAATCAGGAAGGAAAAGAGGGCATGGAAGCTGTATTCAATGAAGGCCACTAAGTCCCCGATTTGCAGGCTTCCCTTATTCAAGGGTTCTAGAGCAAACCAGACAATAGCCACAATCATAGCCACAATAATCTGGATAAACATGGGTTCAGTCAGACCAGTCAAAGTGAAAAGTCGAGTTGAAATACTAGCATAGGTCTGATTTTTCTCGTCAAAACGTTCCTCTTGGAAAGATTCTCTAGCAAAGGCCCGAATGACCCGCAGACCAGTCAGATTTTCTCGAACATACTGGTTAATCTTATCCAAGGTCTTTTGCTGGCGTTCCGACAAAGGCCTAGTTTTAAAAGCTACATAGGCAATGGTCGCAATCAAAAAAGGCATAAAGAGAGCCACGAGCCAGGCCAGAGATGGACTGGTCACTAAAATCATGACTACAGAAAAAGCCATCATGAGCGGGGTTACCACTCCCATGCGCAGACTCATTTCCGTGAACTGCATGAGAACAAAGGCATCATTAGTCATCCTTGTCACCAAGGAAGAGACACCAATTTTCTCATATTCTTCATGGGAATAATCTTGCAACTTGGCATACATGTCCCGCCGCAGGTCTCGGACCATATTGGTGGACAGTTTCCCAGTCGCATAGGCCAGGGTTACCCGACCAATAATCCCGGCAATGACCACCG harbors:
- a CDS encoding HdeD family acid-resistance protein, translating into MKWFPLAGGILSILYAFFLFAHPLTSVATIAWIIALVIFVSGISNFLEYINHRDNRSFWQLIQSIFSIVIGFILLISSVFSLAIAFMTIIAYWVLFSGILRLLTGLQLRKLRFPSSSLHISSAILTIIFGLVLLGTPLFSASVIGFLVALVFLFVGSILLSIFFSLNVD
- the gdhA gene encoding NADP-specific glutamate dehydrogenase, whose protein sequence is MTSGKAYVDSVFEKVKEQNRHEPEFLQAVEEVFQSLVPVFDKYPKYVEENLLERLVEPEHIVSFRVPWVDDKGQVQVNRGFRVQFSSAIGPYKGGLRFHPSVNQSIIKFLGFEQIFKNSLTGQPIGGGKGGSNFDPKGKSDNEIMRFCQSFMTELSKHIGADTDVPAGDIGVGGREIGYLYGQYKRLRNEYTGVLTGKGLTWGGSLARTEATGYGAVYFAEQMLKDRGETFKGKTAVVSGAGNVAIYAVEKLEALGAKAVTVSDSSGFVYDPDGIDVALLKEIKEVKRQRIVKYAEARPNATFTPAGGEKTVWSIKADLAFPCATQNELDETDAETLVANGVLAVSEGANMPSTLGAIDVFLKDGVAFGPAKAANAGGVAVSALEMAQNSQRTAWSFEEVDGKLYDIMKNIYENAASAAKEFGQEGNLVVGANIAGFLKVADAMSAQGIV
- a CDS encoding ABC transporter ATP-binding protein — its product is MNLIWSYFKKYPKWLVYDLFGALLFVVVNLGLPTILARMIDQAINPKDKQALTFWALIMLAVVIAGIIGRVTLAYATGKLSTNMVRDLRRDMYAKLQDYSHEEYEKIGVSSLVTRMTNDAFVLMQFTEMSLRMGVVTPLMMAFSVVMILVTSPSLAWLVALFMPFLIATIAYVAFKTRPLSERQQKTLDKINQYVRENLTGLRVIRAFARESFQEERFDEKNQTYASISTRLFTLTGLTEPMFIQIIVAMIVAIVWFALEPLNKGSLQIGDLVAFIEYSFHALFSFLIFANLFNMYPRMVVSSRRINAVMDMPLSISQNPDGVTETASRGYLEFDHVTFAYPGETESPVLHDISFKAGPGQTTAFIGSTGSGKSSLVSLIPRFYDVTLGKILVDGVDVRDYNLKALRQKVGFVPQKALLFTGSIEENLKYGKSDADLEELDQAATVAQAKEFIDSREEGYATHLAEGGSNLSGGQKQRLAIARAVVKKPDIYIFDDSFSALDYRTDAQLRKRLKEVTQDATVLIVAQRVGTIMDADQIIVLDEGQIVGRGTHEELMQTNDIYRQIADSQLKSGKLLEEE
- a CDS encoding ABC transporter ATP-binding protein yields the protein MSKNVFVRLWDYLKHYQATLYLAVFLKIVAAVAGVLEPFILGLMVTELTSSLLAGRPINGEKILFLIAIYVIRGLLSEIGSYGSNYFMTRTVQRSIHDLRHDLSHKINKIPVSYFDKHKFGDMLGRFTSDVETVSNALQQSFLQVINAVLTLVMVIAMVLYLNLQLGLFVIATIPITYFSASYLLKKSQPYFKRQADVLGNMNGFVQENLTGFNVIKLYGREEASAKEFNGILDELQEVGFKASFISGIMMPVLNAISDSSYLIIAIWGGLKVIAGKLTIGNLQAFVQYLWQIGQPIQTLTQLASMLQSARSSLERIFAVLDEENEVAEVTEHLFHDLTGQVSFNHVDFQYVEGKPLIKDFNLDVQPGQMIAIVGPTGAGKTTLINLLMRFYDVTKGAITVDGHDIRHLSRQEYRQQFGMVLQDAWLYEGTIKDNLRFAKLDATDEEIIAAAKAANVDHFIRTLPGGYNMEMNQESSNVSLGQKQLLTIARALLADPKILILDEATSSVDTRLEILIQKAMSRLMEGRTSFVIAHRLSTIQEADKILVLKDGQIIEQGTHDSLLADKGFYHDLYMSQFSDQAG